In one Plasmodium reichenowi strain SY57 chromosome 7, whole genome shotgun sequence genomic region, the following are encoded:
- a CDS encoding hypothetical protein (conserved Plasmodium protein, unknown function~part of same gene as PRSY57_0708200A~gap found within coding sequence) has product KLYLKMQKKMNQKILQKCLKTLKNRISKKRKRELEKQMVSFFCEQVFKKKYFHIICHVCKIKMMERNMIILKIVNNHLIYLLRRHFHIWKYYIDKKKEYKQKIELININKKSKIFYFMLYLKIKNNYDNICVLYKIYNLFHSCSCKIINLDEALTYRNKSKCCNIYEDGNYILGYYESQNKDLKDGVYEYMDFPLYNKKNILQKYVHLKKKVVMLNKIYNEIKFKDDNLLYLNKIKNKGKKKQQGIQNHIHICYMLKNSNMSSLLLNYLLMYDYYDMYYFCLHIKKHFNVLYNYFFNLLSVKMKKLLFKFFKKSVSLSNFIKMVSVTDKDIHQHFKILIFIYYLFSGYIRYYHRNGQGGNTMDGNNEMMSDINKIGDGNSSSNNNNIYIIITKVINNFLYIKGSYVDEEESVHDIPKNYLKINKINLKGSNKLNKKYISKREKKKKCIYVDKKIKRENKNMLIKSCNNKYTVYINTDEKKKNVDEYMNSKLNKVSNLNSFMSHVSYISSVGSSNNSREYIISRKEEIINEKDQNIRNIHINNIYNNKNYYHYFYSDNCRDINKMSILKDYKNIQDDLLKNKIEKDMKEYIRQFYEHLKIYILSNFRETDNSTISIKMNYSFLLNVEKNKIIEMYIFFKRFKKVVISWKIYCKYKKERREDDLNKMNNIQNKIRKGIVEKYFGIWILIFNEKVKEIKRKRKIFLKKHIHMIFVSWHKLIQVNNYDKEKFKELKQVCFNRMKKTYFEKFYLYSIKMKNEKRNYVIIKKQCNIKRKQTFFYVWLLLYQYEKKYYYINKQMNNKKLQEYFYKWIYIYEKKQIYIHFCNTLNELFLKKYIFLPIIKQFKFYNYIKEKKNNIEKKYFLIYYNIIKKNNILNKLQLYIYTSIQYKELKYLFNIWNKKYKKRKICRDELHQIIINKKRKYLDHWLVTYKQSKNNVIKKCMHLNNFKTMLYWNKWMSYHRYIKIIKKNNKYLLLKYFSIYKRKYNTNVVIQNFIKKKNSKIIKDIFTVLKEYKEVKKYHKHIKEYCNTYYKKKTLKIFYSYWLYEYYKIKKIKNVLHYMFKIYDDKMKRVILNKWITYVNKKRFLKNIHNNIVKSKNNIIIKKCFFMWNKLYNFLNKKKRNIMYTYIHIWNIHYTFVGFIKKINIYLYNIYQNNIFSFYYILKKKNENYYCLQEKGKFVFIQNQICEYLKYKNDILYDTFRSLYMYKEKNKTLRKYLELYKMRNIQKEKRKIFFILLKYKNIKKKKNFLLSNLYTNIINQKKEYLLKKYFIILTNIYFYNYHLNICAKTINDRREKRIINFYLNKWIEYIKQCKQLNHLDTLSQQFLNYRRRSEFIISLKQYYVEHKWKNYCEYNSLIFYKKVQERMLSNFIKFWIIKSKQFEYFQQKLDEFQKQYNKNIIKKYFFLLIFSINKIKIEKKNFDIVHLKRIKMIKYKVFYYLYDMSMSSIKKYEQVMSTLKDQKGNEIYLKRKFYFAFFNYIKYKNRIHHIFITLQEKKNLNLLRKHFYIFIYKYVTNMNHYKYYYYNKFLSLWKYYIVMRKGYPSSEKTDECESINGQVEEGEYDDEEDDEEDDDVDEDDDDVDEDDDDVDEEDDDIDQEDDNVDEDDDNVDKEDDNVDEEDDNVDKEDDNVDEEDDNVDKEDDNVNEDDIEEGGILDKKEDVHNEDNDINKYNNDDNHDEEENSSYEKFSSENHINNKDHVDFSVDILDDEINVQKQTKTFDSSSNSNDSLGYSSYIFKFEKKNSNQNNKNEKMVENNNTRGYINSGKDNLKESFETKDDSDTSCSIDLNNLIMIK; this is encoded by the coding sequence aatataaataagaaatcCAAGATATTTTACTTCATGTTATATTtgaaaattaaaaataattatgataatatcTGTGTATTATATAAGATATACAATTTATTTCATTCCTGTAGTTGTAAGATAATAAATCTTGATGAAGCACTTACATATAGGAATAAGTCGAAATGctgtaatatatatgaagatGGAAATTATATACTTGGATATTATGAAAGTCAAAATAAAGATCTTAAAGATGGTgtttatgaatatatggATTTTCCtttgtataataaaaaaaatatattacagaaatatgtacatttaaaaaagaaagttgtaatgttaaataaaatatataacgaaataaaatttaaagatgacaatttattatatttgaataaaataaaaaataaagggAAGAAAAAACAGCAAGGTATACAAAAccatatacatatatgttatatgtTAAAGAATAGTAATATGAGTAGTTtgttattaaattatttattgatgtatgattattatgatatgtattatttctgtttacatattaaaaagcattttaatgttttatataattatttttttaatttgttatctgtaaaaatgaaaaaattattatttaagtTTTTTAAGAAGAGTGTTTCTTTATCtaattttataaagatGGTTAGTGTAACGGATAAAGACATACACCAGCATTTTAagatattaatttttatttattatttgtttagTGGTTATATTAGATATTATCACAGGAATGGTCAAGGTGGTAATACAATGGATGGAAATAATGAAATGATGAgtgatattaataaaataggTGATGGCAAtagtagtagtaataataataatatatatattattataacaaaaGTTATTAACAATTTCCTATATATCAAAGGATCTTATGTTGATGAAGAAGAATCCGTACATGATATTCCTAAAAATTATctaaaaattaataaaataaatttaaaaggctcaaataaattaaataaaaaatatatatctaaaagggaaaaaaagaaaaaatgtatatatgtggataaaaaaataaaaagagaaaataaaaacatgttaataaaaagttgtaataataaatatacggtatatattaatactgatgagaaaaaaaaaaatgttgaTGAATACATGAATTCAAAATTGAATAAGGTGTCCAATTTGAATTCATTTATGTCACATGTGTCATATATTTCTTCAGTAGGTTCATCAAATAATAGTAgggaatatataataagtagaaaggaagaaataataaatgaaaaggACCAAAACATCagaaatatacatataaataatatttataataataaaaattattatcattatttttattctgATAATTGTAGGgatataaacaaaatgtCTATACTAAAggattataaaaatatacaagatgatttattaaaaaacaaaattgaAAAAGATATGAAAGAATACATAAGACAATTTTATgaacatttaaaaatttatattttatcaaatTTTCGAGAAACTGATAATAGTACGATTagtataaaaatgaattattcatttttattaaatgttgaaaagaacaaaataattgaaatgtatatattttttaaaagatttaaaaaagtTGTAATATCatggaaaatatattgtaaatataaaaaagaaagaagaGAAGATGAtttaaacaaaatgaataatatacaaaataagATAAGAAAAGGAATTgttgaaaaatattttggTATATGgattttaatatttaatgaaaaagttaaagaaataaaaaggaagagaaaaatatttttaaaaaaacatatacatatgataTTTGTTTCTTGGCATAAATTAATACAagtaaataattatgataaagaaaaatttaaagaattaaaaCAAGTTTGCTTTAATAGAAtgaaaaaaacatattttgaaaaattttatttatattctataaaaatgaagaatgaaaaaagaaattatgtaataattaaaaaacagtgtaatattaaaagaaaacagacatttttttatgtatggttattattatatcaatatgaaaaaaaatattattatataaataaacaaatgaataataaaaaattacaagaatatttttataaatggatatatatttatgaaaaaaagcaaatatatatacatttttgtAACACATTAAATGAActttttcttaaaaaatatatatttcttccTATTATTAAGCAATTCAAATtctataattatataaaagagaaaaagaataatatagaaaagaaatattttcttatatattataatattataaaaaaaaataatattctgAACAAattacaattatatatatatacatctattcaatataaagaattaaaatatCTCTTTAACATTtggaataaaaaatataaaaaaagaaaaatatgcAGAGATGAATTACAccaaattataataaataaaaaaagaaaatatttagaCCATTGGCTAGTCACATATAAAcaaagtaaaaataatgttataaaaaaatgtatgcatctgaataattttaaaacCATGTTATATTGGAATAAATGGATGTCATATCATCGttatatcaaaataataaaaaagaataataaatatttattattaaaatatttttctatatataaaagaaaatataatacaaatgtagtaatacaaaattttataaaaaagaaaaatagtaaaataataaaagatatatttactGTTTTAAAAGAATACAAAGAGGtgaaaaaatatcataaacatataaaagaatactgtaatacatattataagaaaaagaCATTGaagatattttattcttattggttatatgaatattataaaataaagaaaattaaaaatgtgttacattatatgtttaaaatatatgatgataagATGAAAAGAGTAATTTTGAATAAATGGATAacatatgtaaataaaaaaaggtttttaaagaatatacataataatattgtaaaatcaaaaaataatataataataaagaaatgtttttttatgtggaataaattatataattttttaaataaaaaaaaaagaaatataatgtatacatatatacatatttggaatattcattatacatttgtaggttttattaaaaagataaatatttatctttataatatatatcaaaataatatattttccttttattatatattaaaaaagaaaaatgaaaattattattgcTTACAAGAGAAAGGAAAATTCGTATTCATCCAAAATCAAATATgtgaatatttaaaatataaaaatgatatattatatgacACATTTCgttcattatatatgtataaagaaaagaataagacattaagaaaatatttagaattatataaaatgagaaatatacaaaaggagaaaaggaaaatattttttatattattaaaatataaaaatataaaaaaaaaaaaaaattttttattgtcCAATTTgtatacaaatattattaatcaaaaaaaagaatatcttttaaaaaaatattttataatattaacaaatatatatttttataattaccatttaaatatatgtgcGAAAACTATTAACGATAGAAGAGAAAAGAgaataattaatttttacCTGAATAAATGGatagaatatattaaacaaTGTAAACAATTAAATCATTTAGACACGTTGTCACAacaatttttaaattatcgTAGGAGATCtgaatttataatttctttaaaaCAATATTATGTAGAACATAAATGGAAAAATTATTGTGAATATAActcattaattttttataaaaaagtaCAAGAAAGAATGTTATCAAactttattaaattttgGATTATTAAATCCAAACAATTTGAATATTTCCAACAAAAATTGGATGAATTTcaaaaacaatataataaaaatattataaaaaaatatttctttctcttaattttttcgataaataaaattaaaattgaaaagaaaaattttgatattgttcatttgaaaagaataaaaatgataaaatataaagttttttattatttatatgatatgtCAATGTCtagtataaaaaaatatgaacaagTCATGTCAACATTGAAGGATCAAAAGGGGAAcgaaatatatttgaaaagaaaattttattttgctttttttaattatatcaAATATAAGAATCGAATTCACCACATCTTCATAACTCTTcaggaaaaaaaaaacttgAACCTTCTGAGAAAGCActtttacatttttatctaCAAGTATGTTACAAATATGAATCACTAtaagtattattattataataagtTTTTGTCCTTGTGGAAATATTACATTGTGATGAGGAAGGGGTATCCATCGAGTGAAAAGACGGATGAATGTGAAAGTATAAACGGTCAGGTGGAAGAAGGTGAATACGATGATGAGGAAGATGACGAAGAAGATGACGATGTTGACGAAGATGATGACGATGTTGACgaagatgatgatgatgtTGATGAAGAGGATGACGATATTGACCAAGAGGATGATAATGTTGACGAAGACGATGATAATGTTGACAAAGAGGATGATAACGTTGACGAAGAGGATGATAATGTTGACAAAGAGGATGATAACGTTGACGAAGAGGATGATAATGTTGACAAAGAGGATGATAATGTTAACGAAGATGATATTGAGGAGGGGGGTATCCTTGATAAGAAAGAGGATGTCCATAACGAAGATAATGacattaataaatataataacgATGATAATCATGACGAAGAAGAAAATAGTAGTTATGAAAAATTTTCTTCCGAGAAccatattaataataaagatcATGTCGATTTTTCTGTTGACATATTAGATGATGAAATAAATGTacaaaaacaaacaaaaacaTTTGATAGTAGTAGTAATTCAAATGATTCTTTGGGTTATTCATcttacatttttaaatttgaaaaaaaaaattctaatcaaaataataagaacGAAAAAATGgtagaaaataataatacgAGAGGTTATATAAATTCAGGAAAAGATAATTTGAAGGAATCTTTTGAAACAAAGGATGATAGCGACACATCCTGTTCTATAGACCTTAACAATCTTATcatgataaaataa